The following are from one region of the Penaeus chinensis breed Huanghai No. 1 chromosome 32, ASM1920278v2, whole genome shotgun sequence genome:
- the LOC125042340 gene encoding venom metalloproteinase antarease-like TtrivMP_A, with the protein MKTAFILISVLAAFGHASVLRSSSVERAPAAVRVSGSRSSLEPLKLTVKAFNEEHKLRLHRAPSPLAAEFKLQTTTRDSQGRVVIEDAPHDSVIPDLYHDPDTGAVVSVDGTKVEGLITPTLAIKANADGTHQAQRQYEAEAGAYNDYLEIPAEVRQYQAQPKNSQSSRGALSVTAELYVIVDSTLAQQLGSNTKVKQYLSVFWNGVNKRFATMSDPKVNLVLSGALIVRDSADETYINDNVLLENYINGENTLSSVSDWLFQKKASLPAYDVAYLMTGKDMADVESGMIKEGLAGIAWKGAACIVASGNKRSFNTGMGEDMGAYYVGVMTAAHEVAHNLGSPHDGKDGAEACSWDDGYIMSYVPGKSNKLFFSSCSQKLMKDYMSSDDAACLQTTQIGEKIPLSSQLPGEIVSMDEQCQKQTGKSEAYASKSVSEDSLCVQLVCQWQVKDGYSIWTYTQSTGRPAAEGSACRSGGVCTNGSCQ; encoded by the coding sequence ATGAAGACTGCATTCATCCTGATCTCGGTCTTGGCTGCCTTCGGCCATGCCTCGGTGCTTCGAAGCTCCTCAGTGGAGCGAGCGCCAGCCGCTGTCCGTGTGAGCGGAAGCCGATCTTCTCTCGAGCCTCTAAAGCTCACTGTAAAGGCCTTTAACGAGGAGCATAAGCTTCGTCTACATCGTGCCCCCTCGCCCCTAGCTGCGGAATTCAAGCTGCAGACAACCACACGAGACAGCCAAGGACGAGTGGTGATTGAAGACGCACCACATGACTCGGTGATTCCCGATCTGTACCACGACCCCGATACCGGCGCCGTGGTGTCCGTGGACGGTACTAAAGTGGAAGGCCTTATAACGCCCACACTTGCTATCAAAGCAAACGCTGACGGAACTCACCAGGCACAGCGACAGTACGAAGCTGAAGCCGGCGCTTACAACGACTACCTGGAAATTCCCGCCGAAGTCCGTCAGTATCAAGCACAGCCGAAAAACTCTCAAAGTAGCCGAGGTGCCCTTAGTGTCACAGCTGAACTCTACGTAATAGTTGACAGCACCCTCGCTCAACAATTGGGCTCCAACACAAAGGTGAAACAGTACCTGTCCGTGTTCTGGAATGGAGTCAACAAGAGGTTTGCTACCATGAGTGACCCAAAGGTCAATCTGGTTCTGTCTGGAGCTCTCATTGTCCGTGACTCAGCCGACGAGACTTACATAAATGATAATGTCCTTCTGGAAAACTACATCAATGGAGAGAATACCCTTAGCTCAGTCAGCGATTGGCTGTTCCAGAAGAAAGCTTCATTGCCTGCTTATGATGTGGCCTACCTAATGACTGGCAAGGACATGGCTGATGTGGAATCTGGCATGATTAAGGAGGGCTTAGCTGGCATTGCCTGGAAAGGAGCCGCATGTATTGTGGCCAGCGGTAACAAACGCTCTTTCAACACTGGCATGGGTGAGGATATGGGCGCTTACTATGTGGGCGTGATGACTGCCGCACATGAAGTAGCACACAATCTTGGTTCACCTCATGATGGCAAAGATGGAGCTGAAGCTTGTTCGTGGGATGACGGCTACATAATGAGCTACGTTCCAGGTAAATCCAACAAGCTGTTCTTTTCTTCGTGTTCACAGAAACTGATGAAGGACTATATGAGCAGTGACGACGCTGCCTGCCTTCAGACGACCCAAATAGGAGAGaaaatccctctctcttcccagctGCCAGGTGAAATCGTCTCCATGGACGAACAGTGCCAAAAGCAAACTGGCAAGTCGGAAGCCTATGCGTCGAAATCCGTGTCTGAGGACTCTCTGTGTGTCCAGCTCGTATGCCAGTGGCAGGTGAAGGATGGCTACAGCATCTGGACCTACACCCAGTCGACAGGACGTCCAGCTGCCGAGGGTTCCGCATGCAGGAGTGGCGG
- the LOC125042339 gene encoding venom metalloproteinase antarease-like TtrivMP_A, producing MGSRTHHTLSSVVVSILIEKLGNQLCLLKCVPYPYKKVGNPVGDIRIWITMKTACILISVLAAFGHASVLRSSSVERAPATVRVSGSRSSLEPLKLTVKAFNEEHKLRLHRAPSPLAAEFKLQTTTRDSQGRVVIEDAPHDSVIPDLYHDPDTGAVVSVDGTQVEGLITPTLAIKANADGTHQAQRQYEAEAGAYNDYLEIPAEVRQYQAQAKSSQNSRGALSATAELYVIVDSTLAQQLGSNTKVKQYLSVFWNGVNKRFATMSDPKVNLILSGALIVRDSADETYINDNVLLENYIHGENTLSSVSDWLFQKKASLPAYDVAYLMTGKDMADVESGMIKEGLAGIAWKGAACIVASGNKRSFNTGMGEDMGAYYVGVMTAAHEVAHNLGSPHDGKDGAEACSWDDGYIMSYIPGKSNKLFFSSCSQKLMKDYMSSDDASCLQTTQIGEKIPLSSQLPGEIASMDEQCQKQTGKSEAYASKAVSEDSLCVQLVCQWQVKDGYSIWTYTQSTGRPAAEGSACRSGGLSVQLLRIKLATMVISESTDPVKETEAKFY from the exons ATGGGGTCTCGCACGCACCACACGCTCTCTAGTGTGGTTGTTAG TATTCTAATAGAAAAACTGGGGAATCAACTGTGTTTACTCAAGTGTGTCCCTTACCCATATAAAAAGGTCGGGAATCCTGTTGGCGACATTCGCATCTGGATCACCATGAAGACTGCATGCATCCTGATCTCGGTCTTGGCTGCCTTTGGCCATGCCTCAGTGCTTCGAAGCTCCTCAGTGGAGCGAGCGCCAGCCACTGTCCGTGTGAGCGGAAGCCGATCTTCTCTCGAGCCTCTAAAGCTCACTGTAAAGGCCTTTAACGAGGAGCATAAGCTTCGTCTACATCGTGCCCCCTCGCCCCTAGCTGCGGAATTCAAGCTGCAGACAACCACACGCGACAGTCAAGGACGAGTGGTGATTGAAGACGCACCACATGACTCGGTGATTCCCGATCTGTACCACGACCCCGATACCGGCGCCGTGGTGTCCGTTGACGGTACCCAGGTGGAAGGACTCATAACGCCAACACTTGCCATCAAGGCAAACGCTGACGGAACTCACCAGGCACAGCGACAGTACGAAGCTGAAGCCGGCGCTTACAACGACTACCTGGAAATTCCCGCCGAAGTCCGTCAGTATCAAGCACAAGCTAAGAGCTCTCAAAATAGCCGAGGTGCCCTTAGTGCCACAGCTGAACTCTACGTAATAGTTGACAGCACCCTCGCTCAACAATTGGGCTCCAACACTAAGGTAAAACAGTACTTGTCCGTTTTCTGGAATGGAGTCAACAAGAGGTTTGCTACCATGAGTGACCCAAAGGTCAATCTGATTCTGTCTGGAGCTCTCATTGTCCGTGACTCAGCCGACGAGACTTACATAAATGATAATGTCCTTCTGGAAAACTACATCCATGGAGAAAATACCCTTAGCTCAGTCAGCGATTGGCTGTTCCAGAAGAAAGCTTCACTGCCTGCTTATGATGTGGCCTATCTAATGACGGGCAAGGACATGGCTGATGTGGAATCTGGCATGATTAAGGAGGGCTTAGCTGGCATTGCCTGGAAAGGAGCCGCATGTATTGTGGCCAGCGGTAACAAACGCTCTTTCAACACTGGCATGGGTGAGGATATGGGCGCTTACTATGTGGGCGTGATGACTGCCGCACATGAAGTAGCACATAATCTTGGCTCTCCTCATGATGGCAAAGATGGGGCTGAAGCTTGTTCGTGGGATGACGGCTACATAATGAGCTACATTCCAGGTAAATCCAACAAGCTGTTCTTTTCGTCGTGTTCACAGAAACTGATGAAGGACTATATGAGCAGTGACGACGCTTCCTGCCTTCAGACGACCCAAATAGGAGAGAAAATCCCCCTGTCTTCCCAGCTGCCAGGTGAAATCGCCTCCATGGACGAACAGTGCCAAAAGCAAACTGGCAAGTCGGAAGCATATGCGTCGAAAGCCGTGTCTGAGGACTCTCTGTGTGTCCAGCTTGTATGTCAGTGGCAGGTGAAGGATGGCTACAGCATCTGGACCTACACCCAGTCGACAGGACGTCCAGCTGCCGAGGGTTCCGCCTGCAGGAGTGGCG GATTGAGCGTCCAGCTTCTGAGGATTAAGCTTGCAACAATGGTTATTTCTGAATCAACGGACCCTGTAAAGGAAACTGAAGCAAAATTTTATTGA